One genomic segment of Brachionichthys hirsutus isolate HB-005 chromosome 13, CSIRO-AGI_Bhir_v1, whole genome shotgun sequence includes these proteins:
- the rnmt gene encoding mRNA cap guanine-N7 methyltransferase, with the protein MMELHSVQSEPERRRKNEEEDGSPHKGAVPDHGVKVASHYNRLQEVGLAARSRSRIFFMRNFNNWLKSVLIGEILEQVRGAGSQQVCVLDLGCGKGGDLLKWMRGGINHLVCADIAAVSVEQCQSRYDDMRKRSRTNDRLYSAQFITADCSKEVLAEKLDDPELMFDVCSCQFVCHYAFESERKADAMLRNACERLRPGGFFVGTTPDAFELVKRLEASPSLSFGNEVFNVCFQAKGVYPLFACQYHFSLEGVVNVPEFLVYFPLFEHMAKRHNMRLVSKQRFSEFFHDKVKHDRHRSLMKKMMALEPFPGEDGGRLATDGQGEYCHAEEHCGRAGVKPALGTLSRSEWEATSIYLVFIFQKMS; encoded by the exons ATGATGGAGCTTCATTCGGTTCAGTCAGAAccggaaagaagaagaaaaaatgaggaagaggacggctCGCCTCACAAGGGGGCG GTACCCGATCACGGTGTGAAGGTGGCGAGCCACTACAACCGCCTGCAGGAGGTCGGCCTGGCTGCTCGGAGTCGGAGCAGAATCTTCTTCATGAGGAACTTCAACAACTGGCTGAAGAGCGTCCTGATCG GTGAGATTCTGGAGCAGGTGCGGGGGGCGGGGTctcaacaggtgtgtgtgttggacctGGGCTGTGGGAAAGGAGGGGATCTGCTGAAGTGGATGAGAGGAGGGATCAATCACCTGGTCTGCGCAG ATATCGCTGCCGTGTCTGTGGAGCAGTGTCAGAGTCGCTATGAcgacatgaggaagaggagtcgcACCAACGACAGGCTTTACAGCGCTCAGTTCATCACGGCGGACTGCTCCAAG GAGGTTCTGGCGGAGAAGCTGGACGACCCCGAGCTGATGTTCGACGTCTGCAGCTGCCAGTTCGTCTGTCACTACGCCTTCGAGAGCGAGCGGAAGGCCGACGCGATGCTGAGGAACGCCTGCGAGCGGCTGAGACCCGGCGGGTTCTTCGTCGGAACCACGCCGGACGCGTTTGAGCTCGT GAAGCGTCTGGAGGCGTCGCCCTCGCTGTCGTTCGGCAACGAGGTGTTTAACGTCTGCTTTCAGGCCAAAGGCGTCTACCCGCTGTTCGCGTGTCAGTATCACTTCAGCCTGGAGGGCGTGGTCAACGTCCCCGAGTTCCTCGTCTACTTCCCTCTGTTTGAGCA CATGGCGAAGCGCCACAACATGCGTCTGGTGTCGAAGCAGCGGTTCTCCGAGTTCTTCCACGACAAAGTGAAGCACGATCGCCATCGCAGCCTCATGAAGAAAATGATGGCGCTGGAG CCGTTTCCGGGCGAGGACGGCGGCCGGCTGGCGACAGACGGCCAAGGAGAGTACTGCCATGCTGAAGAGCACTGCGGCCGAGCTGGCGTCAAACCAGCGCTg GGAACTCTGAGCAGATCTGAATGGGAGGCCACCA GTATCTACCTGGTGTTCATCTTTCAGAAGATGTCCTGA